One window of Mediterraneibacter gnavus ATCC 29149 genomic DNA carries:
- a CDS encoding phosphoglycerate kinase — protein sequence MLNKKSVDDINVKGKRVLVRCDFNVPLIDGKITDENRLVAALPTIKKLVADGGKVILCSHLGKPKGEPKPELSLAPVAVRLSELLGQEVKFAADAEVVGENAKAAVAAMNDGDIVLLENTRYRAEETKNGEAFSKELASLCDVFVNDAFGTAHRAHCSNVGVTQFVDTAVVGYLMQKEIDFLGNAVENPERPFVAILGGSKVSSKISVINNLLEKVDTLIIGGGMCFTFTKAQGGNVGKSLLEEDYLQYALDMIEKAKEKGVKLLLPVDAVAADEFSNDANIKVVPQNEIPEGWMGLDIGPETAKLYAEAVKSAKTVVWNGPMGCFEMPNFANGTETVAKALSETDAVTIIGGGDSAAAVNQLGYGDKMTHISTGGGASLEFLEGKELPGVAAANDK from the coding sequence ATGCTTAACAAAAAATCAGTAGATGATATCAATGTAAAAGGAAAAAGAGTGCTTGTAAGATGTGACTTTAACGTGCCGTTGATCGATGGTAAGATCACAGACGAAAACCGTCTGGTAGCAGCTCTTCCAACAATTAAAAAATTAGTTGCAGACGGAGGAAAAGTAATCCTTTGCTCACACCTTGGAAAACCGAAGGGAGAGCCAAAACCGGAATTATCTCTTGCACCGGTAGCAGTAAGATTGTCAGAACTTCTCGGACAGGAAGTAAAATTTGCAGCAGATGCTGAAGTAGTAGGCGAGAATGCAAAAGCAGCAGTGGCAGCAATGAACGATGGAGATATCGTACTTCTTGAGAATACACGTTACAGAGCAGAAGAGACAAAGAACGGAGAAGCATTCTCCAAAGAACTGGCTTCTTTATGTGATGTGTTCGTAAACGATGCATTCGGAACAGCTCACAGAGCACACTGCTCTAACGTTGGTGTGACACAGTTCGTAGACACAGCAGTTGTCGGATACTTAATGCAGAAAGAAATCGACTTCCTTGGAAACGCAGTAGAAAATCCGGAGAGACCATTCGTTGCAATCCTTGGAGGATCTAAAGTTTCCAGCAAGATTTCTGTAATCAACAACCTGCTTGAAAAAGTAGATACACTGATCATCGGTGGTGGAATGTGCTTCACATTTACAAAAGCTCAGGGTGGAAATGTCGGAAAATCTCTTCTGGAAGAAGATTACTTACAGTACGCACTGGATATGATTGAAAAAGCAAAAGAAAAAGGTGTAAAATTACTCCTTCCTGTAGATGCTGTTGCAGCAGATGAATTCTCTAATGATGCAAACATCAAGGTTGTTCCTCAGAATGAAATCCCAGAAGGATGGATGGGGCTGGATATCGGACCTGAGACAGCAAAATTATATGCTGAAGCAGTAAAATCTGCAAAAACAGTTGTATGGAACGGACCAATGGGATGTTTCGAAATGCCAAACTTTGCAAACGGAACAGAAACAGTTGCAAAAGCACTTTCTGAGACAGATGCTGTGACAATCATCGGTGGTGGAGATTCCGCAGCAGCTGTAAACCAGTTAGGATACGGAGACAAGATGACACACATCTCTACAGGTGGTGGAGCATCTCTGGAATTCCTTGAAGGAAAAGAACTCCCGGGAGTAGCAGCAGCTAACGATAAGTAA
- the mnmA gene encoding tRNA 2-thiouridine(34) synthase MnmA yields the protein MSKVVVGMSGGVDSSVAAYLLKEQGYDVIGVTMQIWQDEEQAAQEENGGCCGLSAVDDARRVAAALEIPYYVMNFKKEFKENVIDYFVEEYQNGRTPNPCIACNRYVKWESLLQRSLSIGAEYIATGHYARVVQLENGRYTLRRSATLAKDQTYALYNLTQEQLKRTLMPVGKYTKDEVRAIAEKINLRIANKPDSQDICFVPDGDYAAYIEEEAGVKVPEGNFVLTDGTVLGRHKGITHYTVGQRKGLGLALGYPAFVLEIRPETNEVVIGTKEESMTTQLRARNLNFMAVEDLTEPLHVFTKIRYNHKGAWCTIEKTGEDEVLCTFDEPQRAVTPGQAVVFYDGEYVLGGGTIQ from the coding sequence ATGAGTAAAGTTGTTGTTGGAATGTCCGGAGGGGTGGATTCTTCCGTAGCGGCATACCTTTTAAAAGAGCAGGGGTATGACGTGATCGGAGTGACCATGCAGATCTGGCAGGACGAAGAACAGGCCGCTCAGGAGGAAAACGGAGGCTGCTGCGGACTCAGTGCGGTAGATGATGCAAGAAGAGTGGCAGCTGCACTGGAAATCCCATACTATGTGATGAATTTTAAAAAAGAGTTCAAGGAAAATGTGATCGACTATTTTGTGGAAGAATATCAGAATGGAAGAACGCCCAATCCCTGTATTGCCTGTAACCGGTATGTAAAGTGGGAATCTCTTTTACAAAGAAGTCTCTCGATCGGTGCAGAGTATATTGCGACGGGACATTATGCAAGAGTGGTACAGCTGGAAAACGGAAGATATACTCTTCGGCGCTCTGCTACGCTTGCAAAAGATCAGACTTATGCATTGTATAATCTGACACAGGAACAGCTGAAAAGGACTTTGATGCCGGTGGGGAAATACACAAAAGACGAGGTACGTGCCATTGCAGAAAAGATCAATCTCAGGATTGCCAACAAACCGGACAGCCAGGATATCTGCTTTGTGCCGGATGGCGACTATGCCGCTTATATTGAAGAAGAGGCAGGGGTGAAAGTTCCGGAAGGAAATTTCGTGCTCACAGACGGTACGGTGCTTGGACGGCATAAAGGGATTACCCATTATACGGTAGGGCAGAGAAAAGGTCTGGGTCTGGCACTTGGATATCCCGCATTTGTTTTGGAGATCCGTCCGGAAACCAATGAAGTTGTGATCGGGACAAAAGAAGAATCCATGACTACACAGCTTCGAGCCAGAAATCTGAATTTTATGGCAGTGGAAGATTTAACCGAGCCTTTACATGTATTTACCAAAATACGCTATAACCACAAAGGCGCCTGGTGTACAATAGAGAAGACGGGAGAGGATGAAGTACTGTGTACCTTTGATGAACCACAAAGAGCGGTCACTCCCGGACAGGCTGTTGTATTTTATGATGGAGAGTATGTGCTCGGCGGAGGAACGATTCAATGA
- the gap gene encoding type I glyceraldehyde-3-phosphate dehydrogenase encodes MAVKVAINGFGRIGRLAFRQMFGAEGYEVVAINDLTSPKMLAHLLKYDSTQGKYELADKVEAGEDSITVDGKEIKIYAKADAKELPWGEIGVDVVLECTGFYTSKAKAQAHIDAGAKKVVISAPAGNDLPTIVYNVNHEQLTKDDHIISAASCTTNCLAPMAKALNDLAAVKSGIMCTIHAYTGDQMTLDGPQRKGDLRRSRAAACNIVPNSTGAAKAIGLVIPELNGKLIGSAQRVPTPTGSTTILTAVVEGNVTVDQINEAMKAASNESFGYNTDEIVSSDIVGMRFGSLFDATQTMALPLDNGTTEVQVVSWYDNENSYTSQMVRTIKHFGTLL; translated from the coding sequence ATGGCAGTAAAAGTAGCGATTAATGGATTTGGACGTATTGGACGTCTCGCATTCAGACAGATGTTCGGAGCAGAAGGATATGAAGTAGTTGCAATCAACGACTTAACATCTCCAAAAATGTTAGCACACCTGTTGAAATATGACTCTACACAGGGAAAATATGAACTGGCTGACAAAGTAGAAGCTGGTGAAGATTCTATCACAGTAGACGGAAAAGAAATCAAAATCTATGCAAAAGCTGACGCTAAAGAACTTCCATGGGGAGAAATCGGCGTAGACGTAGTTCTGGAGTGTACAGGATTCTACACATCTAAAGCAAAAGCTCAGGCACACATCGATGCAGGTGCTAAGAAAGTAGTTATCTCTGCTCCAGCAGGAAACGATCTTCCAACAATCGTATACAATGTAAACCACGAGCAGCTGACAAAAGATGATCACATCATTTCTGCAGCTTCTTGTACAACAAACTGCTTGGCTCCAATGGCAAAAGCTCTGAACGACCTTGCAGCAGTTAAATCTGGTATCATGTGCACAATCCACGCTTACACAGGAGATCAGATGACACTTGACGGACCACAGAGAAAAGGTGACTTAAGAAGATCTCGTGCAGCAGCTTGCAACATCGTTCCAAACAGCACAGGTGCAGCAAAAGCAATCGGTCTGGTTATCCCAGAACTGAACGGAAAACTCATCGGATCTGCTCAGCGTGTTCCAACACCAACAGGATCTACAACAATCCTTACAGCAGTAGTTGAAGGAAACGTAACAGTTGATCAGATCAACGAAGCTATGAAAGCAGCATCTAACGAATCTTTCGGATACAACACAGATGAGATCGTATCCAGCGATATCGTAGGAATGAGATTTGGATCTTTATTCGATGCTACACAGACAATGGCTCTTCCATTAGACAATGGAACAACAGAAGTACAGGTTGTTTCTTGGTATGACAACGAAAACTCTTACACAAGCCAGATGGTAAGAACAATCAAACACTTCGGAACATTACTGTAA
- the tpiA gene encoding triose-phosphate isomerase, translating into MSRKKIIAGNWKMNKTPSEAVALVEELKPLVANEEVDVVFCVPAIDIVPVVEAVKGTNIQVGAENMYFEESGAYTGEISPAMLVDAGVKYVVLGHSERRDYFGETNEDVNKKVLKAFEHGITPIMCCGETLEQREQGVTMDFIRQQVKVGFQNVTADQAKTAVIAYEPIWAIGTGKTATTEQAQEVCKGIRECIAEVYDEATAEAIRIQYGGSVNAATAPELFAQPDIDGGLVGGASLKADFGQIVNYK; encoded by the coding sequence ATGTCAAGAAAGAAAATTATCGCAGGAAACTGGAAAATGAACAAAACTCCAAGCGAAGCAGTTGCATTAGTAGAAGAGTTAAAACCACTGGTAGCAAATGAAGAAGTAGATGTTGTATTCTGTGTACCGGCTATCGATATCGTACCGGTTGTAGAAGCCGTAAAAGGAACAAACATCCAGGTTGGAGCAGAAAACATGTACTTCGAAGAGAGCGGAGCTTACACAGGAGAGATCTCTCCGGCTATGCTCGTAGATGCAGGAGTAAAATACGTTGTACTTGGACATTCTGAGAGAAGAGATTACTTCGGTGAGACAAACGAAGATGTCAACAAAAAAGTCCTGAAAGCATTTGAGCACGGTATTACACCGATCATGTGCTGTGGAGAGACTCTGGAGCAGAGAGAACAGGGCGTAACAATGGATTTCATTCGCCAGCAGGTAAAAGTTGGATTCCAGAATGTAACAGCTGATCAGGCAAAAACTGCAGTGATCGCTTATGAGCCAATCTGGGCAATCGGAACAGGAAAAACAGCTACAACAGAGCAGGCTCAGGAAGTTTGCAAAGGAATCCGTGAGTGCATCGCTGAAGTTTATGATGAAGCTACAGCAGAAGCAATTCGCATTCAGTACGGCGGATCTGTAAACGCTGCAACAGCTCCTGAATTATTTGCACAGCCGGATATTGATGGAGGACTCGTAGGTGGAGCTTCTCTTAAAGCTGATTTCGGACAGATTGTCAACTACAAATAG
- the nifS gene encoding cysteine desulfurase NifS, translated as MSRLIYLDNAATTKTAPEVVDAMIPYFTEHYGNPSSVYSFASGNKEVVSRQREIIAQALGAQANEIYFTAGGSESDNWALKATAEAYEKKGKHIITTKIEHHAILHTCEYLEKQRGFEITYLDVDENGVVKLDELKKAIRPDTILISVMFANNEIGTIQPIREIGEIAQEHKILFHTDAVQAFGQIPIDVDACHIDMLSASGHKLNGPKGIGFLYIRKGVKIRSFVHGGAQERKRRAGTENVPGIVGMGAAVERAMRTMETRTAKERKLRDYLIERIETEIPYCRLNGDRTNRLPNNVNFSFRFIEGESLLIMLDMKGICASSGSACTSGSLDPSHVLLAIGLPHEIAHGSLRMTLGEETTREDLDYTVDTLKEIVANLRSMSPLYEDFIKKQNA; from the coding sequence ATGAGCAGACTGATTTATTTAGACAATGCGGCAACAACGAAAACTGCACCGGAAGTAGTAGATGCAATGATTCCGTACTTTACAGAGCACTATGGCAATCCATCCAGTGTGTATAGTTTTGCTTCCGGAAATAAGGAAGTGGTGAGCAGACAAAGAGAGATTATTGCGCAGGCACTTGGCGCACAGGCTAACGAAATCTATTTTACGGCAGGGGGGTCCGAGTCTGACAACTGGGCACTGAAAGCGACTGCCGAAGCGTATGAGAAGAAAGGAAAACATATCATCACGACAAAAATCGAGCACCATGCAATCCTGCATACATGTGAGTATCTGGAAAAACAGCGTGGATTTGAGATCACATATCTAGATGTGGACGAGAACGGTGTCGTAAAGCTTGATGAACTGAAAAAAGCAATTCGTCCGGATACGATCCTTATTTCTGTGATGTTTGCAAATAATGAGATCGGAACGATCCAGCCGATCCGAGAAATTGGAGAGATTGCACAGGAACACAAGATTTTGTTCCATACAGATGCAGTACAGGCATTTGGCCAGATACCGATTGATGTGGATGCCTGTCATATTGATATGCTCAGCGCAAGCGGACATAAGCTCAACGGACCGAAAGGAATCGGATTTTTATATATCCGCAAAGGAGTCAAGATCCGATCCTTTGTACACGGAGGTGCACAGGAGAGAAAGCGCCGTGCCGGAACAGAAAACGTGCCTGGTATTGTTGGAATGGGGGCAGCTGTGGAGCGTGCGATGCGGACAATGGAAACAAGAACCGCAAAAGAGCGAAAACTCAGAGATTACCTGATCGAGCGGATTGAGACAGAAATTCCATACTGCCGCTTAAACGGAGACCGCACGAACCGGCTTCCGAATAATGTAAACTTCAGTTTCCGGTTTATCGAGGGAGAATCTCTTTTGATCATGCTGGATATGAAGGGAATCTGTGCATCCAGTGGTTCTGCCTGCACATCAGGGTCTCTGGATCCGTCGCATGTATTGCTGGCGATCGGACTGCCGCACGAAATCGCACATGGTTCTCTGCGCATGACACTGGGAGAAGAGACGACCAGAGAAGATCTGGATTATACCGTAGATACACTCAAAGAGATCGTGGCAAACTTAAGAAGTATGTCACCATTATATGAAGACTTTATCAAAAAACAGAATGCATAA
- a CDS encoding RrF2 family transcriptional regulator, translated as MKLSTKGRYGLRALIDLAQHGGEGPVSITSIAERQEISERYLEQLMSKLKKAGIIQSIRGAQGGYVLAKELEEVSVGEVLRALEGDLNPVECSGFLLEGGCQAADNCVTKYVWQRINDSINQTVDEMNLKALVEVGENLKESKADQTCVSNRDCRK; from the coding sequence GTGAAATTATCTACAAAAGGAAGATACGGACTGCGCGCACTGATTGATCTTGCACAGCACGGCGGGGAAGGACCTGTATCGATCACAAGTATTGCGGAAAGACAGGAAATTTCGGAGCGGTATCTGGAGCAGCTGATGTCAAAATTAAAAAAGGCAGGTATCATCCAGAGCATCCGCGGAGCACAGGGGGGATATGTCCTTGCAAAGGAACTGGAAGAAGTTTCGGTGGGGGAGGTACTCCGTGCGCTGGAAGGAGATCTCAATCCGGTAGAATGTTCCGGGTTTCTCTTAGAGGGCGGCTGCCAGGCAGCAGATAACTGTGTGACAAAGTATGTGTGGCAGCGAATCAATGACAGTATCAATCAGACCGTAGATGAGATGAATTTAAAAGCACTCGTAGAAGTGGGCGAGAATCTCAAGGAGAGCAAGGCCGACCAGACGTGTGTTTCCAATAGAGACTGCAGAAAATAA
- the nifU gene encoding Fe-S cluster assembly scaffold protein NifU, protein MYTEKVMDHFQNPRNVGEIENASGVGTVGNAKCGDIMRIYLDIDENQIIRDVKFKTFGCGAAVATSSMATELVKGKSIYEALQVTNKAVMEALDGLPPVKVHCSLLAEEAIHAALWDYAEKHHIKIEGLEKPKSDIHEGEEEEEEEY, encoded by the coding sequence ATGTATACAGAAAAAGTAATGGATCACTTCCAAAATCCAAGAAACGTAGGAGAAATTGAGAATGCAAGCGGTGTGGGAACCGTTGGAAATGCCAAATGTGGGGATATTATGAGAATTTATCTGGACATCGATGAGAATCAGATCATTCGGGATGTAAAATTTAAAACATTTGGATGTGGAGCTGCGGTTGCTACAAGCAGTATGGCAACAGAACTGGTCAAAGGAAAAAGTATTTATGAGGCGCTGCAGGTGACGAACAAGGCGGTTATGGAGGCTCTGGACGGACTTCCGCCGGTAAAGGTACACTGTTCTCTTCTTGCAGAAGAGGCAATTCATGCGGCGCTCTGGGATTACGCGGAGAAGCATCATATTAAGATCGAGGGGCTGGAAAAGCCGAAATCTGATATCCACGAAGGCGAGGAAGAGGAAGAAGAGGAATACTAA
- a CDS encoding histidinol-phosphatase HisJ family protein, producing MITSDSHMHTRFSTDSDADIRDMIESALKKGLQSICITDHIDKDYPFHEDTGAEAFLVDLDEYFPKLAEWKEAYAEKIQIRRGIELGLQPHLAGFYEELTNQYPFDFVIGSVHVVHGMDPYYGEIFEGRSDEEVYKETFLATLENLDAVSSFDVLGHLDYVVRYGKCQARQYSYKKYAQEIDEILKKVIAMGKGIELNTAGWKYGLAFCHPHPEILCRYKELGGEIITVGSDAHKPEHVAYDFQKAADVLKACGFKYYTEFQDRKPIFKQLL from the coding sequence ATGATAACAAGTGATTCTCATATGCATACAAGATTTTCCACGGACAGTGATGCAGATATCCGGGATATGATCGAGAGTGCGCTCAAAAAAGGATTGCAGTCCATTTGTATTACCGATCATATTGACAAAGATTATCCGTTTCATGAAGATACCGGTGCAGAGGCATTTCTGGTGGATCTGGATGAGTATTTTCCGAAGCTGGCAGAGTGGAAAGAGGCATATGCGGAGAAAATTCAGATCCGGAGAGGGATTGAGCTGGGGCTGCAGCCTCATCTTGCGGGATTTTATGAAGAACTGACGAATCAGTATCCGTTTGATTTTGTGATCGGTTCAGTTCATGTGGTGCATGGGATGGATCCCTATTACGGAGAGATTTTTGAGGGACGGTCTGATGAAGAAGTTTACAAAGAGACTTTTCTGGCTACCCTGGAAAATCTGGATGCAGTCAGCAGTTTTGATGTGCTGGGTCATCTGGATTATGTGGTACGTTATGGAAAGTGTCAGGCCAGGCAGTATTCTTACAAAAAATATGCACAGGAGATTGATGAAATCCTGAAAAAAGTGATTGCAATGGGAAAAGGAATCGAGCTGAATACGGCCGGATGGAAATACGGCCTTGCATTCTGCCACCCCCATCCGGAAATTCTCTGCCGGTATAAAGAACTGGGCGGGGAAATCATCACAGTAGGATCTGATGCGCATAAGCCCGAGCATGTGGCTTATGATTTTCAGAAAGCAGCAGACGTTTTGAAGGCGTGCGGCTTTAAATATTATACAGAATTTCAGGACAGAAAACCTATTTTTAAACAACTTCTATAA